The Actinomycetota bacterium genome has a segment encoding these proteins:
- a CDS encoding sigma-70 family RNA polymerase sigma factor has translation MRRQSKAEETSDDSDLLGGLAAGNQESLAALYDRYGNAALGLAFKVCGNRAIAEDIVQEAFLALWQKPDSFDARRGSAGSFLMGIVHHKAVDAVRREASVHRREENFAAEPQESSEDEVVEAAWVAMRKSKVRAALGQLSDVQREALELAYLQGLTYSDVAARLNIPLGTAKTRMRDGMIRMRTLLAQSEVTGSYDS, from the coding sequence TCCTGGGCGGCCTGGCAGCCGGGAATCAGGAGTCGCTTGCGGCGCTGTACGACCGGTATGGCAACGCAGCCCTTGGGCTCGCTTTTAAGGTTTGCGGCAACCGGGCTATCGCGGAGGACATCGTGCAGGAAGCGTTCTTGGCTCTGTGGCAGAAGCCCGACAGCTTCGACGCCCGGCGCGGGTCTGCCGGCTCCTTTCTCATGGGCATCGTCCACCACAAGGCGGTCGACGCCGTGAGGCGGGAGGCTTCGGTGCACCGCCGCGAGGAGAACTTTGCGGCCGAGCCTCAGGAGTCGTCCGAGGACGAGGTCGTCGAGGCCGCCTGGGTCGCCATGCGCAAATCCAAGGTGCGGGCAGCACTGGGACAGCTTTCAGATGTCCAGCGAGAAGCGCTCGAGCTCGCCTACCTGCAGGGCCTTACCTACAGTGACGTGGCCGCCCGGCTCAACATCCCGCTGGGCACTGCGAAGACGAGGATGCGCGACGGTATGATTCGAATGCGAACTTTGTTGGCGCAAAGCGAGGTGACTGGGTCTTATGACTCATGA